A part of Acidimicrobiia bacterium genomic DNA contains:
- a CDS encoding preprotein translocase subunit SecA, whose translation MGLFNKLLHAGEGRKLKTLESIAPEVGVFEPEMQKRSEADLRALTVNWRERFDQAPNADACTDLLDDLLPEAFAAVREAATRTIGQRHFDVQLMGGAAMHFGWVAEMKTGEGKTLVATLPLYLNALAGTGVHLVTANDYLAKRDAEWMGRIYRYLGLEVGMVLPQIDDFVAKRVAYAADITYGTNNEFGFDYLRDNMVHQLA comes from the coding sequence ATGGGCCTGTTCAACAAGCTGCTGCACGCCGGCGAGGGCCGGAAGCTCAAGACCTTGGAGTCGATCGCTCCGGAGGTCGGGGTGTTCGAGCCCGAGATGCAGAAGCGCTCGGAGGCCGACCTCCGTGCGCTCACCGTGAACTGGCGCGAGCGCTTCGACCAGGCTCCGAATGCCGATGCCTGCACCGATCTGCTCGACGACTTGTTGCCCGAAGCCTTCGCGGCCGTCCGTGAAGCCGCCACGCGCACGATCGGACAGCGTCATTTCGACGTGCAGTTGATGGGGGGCGCGGCCATGCACTTCGGCTGGGTCGCCGAAATGAAAACCGGTGAGGGCAAGACGCTCGTCGCGACGCTCCCGCTGTACCTCAACGCGCTCGCGGGCACCGGCGTCCACCTCGTCACCGCCAACGACTACCTGGCCAAGCGCGACGCCGAGTGGATGGGGCGGATCTACCGCTACCTCGGGCTCGAGGTCGGGATGGTCCTGCCCCAGATCGACGACTTCGTGGCCAAGCGGGTCGCGTACGCCGCCGACATCACCTACGGCACCAACAACGAGTTCGGGTTCGACTACCTGCGCGACAACATGGTGCACCAGCTCGCCC